A single window of Taeniopygia guttata chromosome 1, bTaeGut7.mat, whole genome shotgun sequence DNA harbors:
- the LOC140685229 gene encoding uncharacterized protein yields MGRMLSSRDHRAVPRVPPVGAQSAAPAGGTAPGGDAAPAAEGPPPVSPLHPGTRASPAERHQPAVPAAACLLLLLLPGKSRSCLCPLQPPAPGGGGRARRRCPREAGKGRAGRAAAGAPLIECGSPGCGCRRSPQPLLPVRRWFSSSRAAGGRRAGGRRRRRGGRSGQIAGAAGGGRGRSRSSRPARLRPAVPGRGSALPAPQRDAMRRSRSPRDRARPALRSAAGGRAEITLPGDGRAAPPQPHRSPRAAHRRHGCGSRRCPRGARDVCARPPGSASRGTQGRTEGGRDGGMEGGARGPGPAAAAPRGWEGAGGARLRWAKLPSAGDLCGERRRWSRGGSMTGTLNFSIIITFLWLRGEEKGVSGHPSLQEHGRHL; encoded by the exons ATGGGCAGGATGCTTTCCAGCCGGGACCACCGTGCCGTTCCCCGGGTACCGCCCGTCGGCGCACAAAGCGCTGCCCCCGccggcggcaccg cgccgggcgggGATGCTGCCCCGGCCGCCGAGGGTCCGCCGCCCGTCTCCCCCCTGCATCCCGGTACCCGCGCCTCACCGGCAGAGCGGCACCAACCTGCAgtccccgccgccgcctgcctcctcctcctcctcctccccgggAAGAGCCGGAGCTGCCTCTGCCCGCTTCAGCCTCCAgcccccggcggcggcgggcgggctcGGCGCCGCTGCCCTCGGGAGGCGGGGAAGGGGCGAGCGGGGCGGGCGGCTGCGGGAGCGCCGCTCATTGAGTGCGGCAGCCCCGGCTGTggctgccgccgctccccgcaGCCGCTACTTCCTGTGCGGCGATGGTTCAGTTCCTCCCGGGCCGCTGGGGGCAGGAGAGCCGgggggcggaggaggaggagagggggaaggTCGGGTCAGATAGcgggggcggcagggggcggCAGGGGCCGCAGCCGCTCCTCCCGCCCGGCGCGGCTCCGCCCCGCAGTGCCCGGCCGGGGCTCGGCGCTGCCCGCGCCGCAGCGGGACGCGATGCGGCGGAGCCGCTCCCCCCGCGACCGTGCCCGCCCCGCGCTCCGCTCTGCCGCTGGCGGCCGTGCGGAGATTACCCTGCCCGGGGACGGGAGAGCGGCTCCCCCGCAGCCCCATCGCTCGCCCCGTGCTGCTCACCGGAGACATGGCTGTGGCTCCCGCCGCTGCCCCCGGGGAGCGCGGGATGTGtgcgcccgcccgcccggcaGCGCATCCCGCGGCACGCAGGGACGgacggagggagggagggatggagggatggagggaggtgcccgcgggcccggccccgccgcagccgccccgcggggctgggagggagcgGGCGGCGCCCGGCTGCGGTGGGCGAAGCTGCCGAGCGCGGGGGATCTGTGCGGGGAAAGGCGGAGATGGAGCCGTGGGGGATCGATGACGGGAACTCTCA ATTTTAGCATCATTATCACATTTCTGTGGCTaagaggagaagagaaaggagTCAGTGGACATCCCTCCCTGCAAGAGCATGGAAGGCATTTGTAA